One genomic region from Gossypium hirsutum isolate 1008001.06 chromosome D13, Gossypium_hirsutum_v2.1, whole genome shotgun sequence encodes:
- the LOC107936981 gene encoding uncharacterized protein encodes MTHRKKDGNPMTPETTEIMEKLKDKKAECDAMPSSDSSVNVDDIDNMIITEVLGPERYGRVWFQGSFISPSQYFGSSSQQYMPSGSQAQAEVQRLRDQMAQMQATTVEQITQLKAEAASREAEVQKRYEELQLQLKADAAAREAKVQRKYEELQLQLKAEAAAREVEAAAREADQHRKYDELQQQLQTMMNMFQQSQRPPY; translated from the exons atgacacatagaaagaaagatggaaaccctatgacTCCTGAAACTACAGAAATTATG gaaaaattaaaggataaaaaggcggagtgcGATGCGATGCcttccagtgatagttctgttaatgttgacgacattgataacatgattatcactgaagttttgggtcctgaaaggtatggtcgggtttggtttcaaggatcttttattagcccatctcaatattttggatccagctcgcaacaatacatgccttcggggagtcaggctcaagctgaagtccagaggttaagagaccagatggctcagatgcaagcgacaacagttgagcaaattacacaacttaaagcggaggcagcatcgagagaagctgaggttcaaaaaagatatgaagaactacagctacaacttaaagcagatgcggcTGCGAGAGAAGCTAAGGTTCAACGgaagtatgaagaactccagctgcagcttaaagcagaggcggcagcgagAGAAGTAGAGGCTGCAGCAAGGGAAGCAGACCAGCATAGAAAGTACGATGAACTCCAACAGCAGCTTCAGACTATGATGAatatgtttcagcagtcgcaacggCCGCCGTATtag
- the LOC107940018 gene encoding germin-like protein subfamily 1 member 11 — translation MEALQIFVAIFILALASPLTFASDPSPLQDFCVAINDPKGSVFVNGKFCKDAKLAKADDFYFSGLHIRKNTSNTFGSTVTPLNVAQMPGLHTLGISMVRIDYAPNGGLNPPHTHPRASEILFVLEGTLHVGFVTSNPDNRLISKVLYPGDVFVFPVGLIHFQYNIGNTYAVAFAGLSSENPGVITIANAVFGSNPSINADILAKAFSLDRKMVKNLQSKF, via the exons ATGGAAGCCCTTCAGATTTTCGTAGCCATTTTCATCTTGGCTCTTGCATCGCCTTTGACCTTTGCCTCTGATCCTAGCCCTCTTCAGGACTTTTGTGTAGCCATTAATGATCCCAAGGGCTCTG TGTTTGTCAACGGAAAGTTCTGCAAAGACGCAAAGCTTGCCAAAGCAGATGACTTCTACTTTTCAGGTCTCCATATCCGCAAAAACACATCCAACACATTTGGATCTACTGTCACACCTCTTAATGTTGCACAAATGCCAGGACTTCACACTTTGGGGATATCTATGGTTCGAATTGACTATGCACCTAACGGTGGCCTGAACCCTCCTCACACTCACCCTCGTGCCTCAGAGATTCTATTTGTTCTGGAAGGCACACTCCATGTCGGTTTCGTTACATCGAATCCAGATAATCGTTTAATTTCTAAAGTCCTATATCCCGGAGATGTCTTTGTTTTTCCTGTGGGTCTCATTCACTTTCAGTACAACATAGGGAACACCTATGCTGTCGCCTTTGCTGGTCTTAGCAGTGAAAACCCAGGGGTGATCACTATTGCAAATGCAGTATTTGGCTCAAACCCTTCCATTAATGCTGATATTCTTGCCAAGGCTTTTAGTCTGGATAGGAAAATGGTGAAGAATCTTCAATCCAAATTCTGA
- the LOC107936965 gene encoding uncharacterized protein has protein sequence MSRRKVRELSIVQGTPNSARTNSTEQQTAVGSSNVPTTPEEPVEVQTEGGGTRRVRGRTLLRDLYELDPVERVQVCSNSFGQPVGSEVRLITRYLGILARNANMLPINYESWHKMPESNKNQAFDHIKARFALEVSDAYVKKALGKR, from the exons atgtcTAGAAGGAAAGTGCGAGAGCTAAGCATTGTTCAAGGTACTCCAAACTCGGCGAGAACAAACAGCACTGAACAGCAGACTgctgttggatcttcgaatgtccCGACTACACCTGAGGAACCAgtagaagttcaaa CTGAAGGTGGTGGGACGCGAAgagttcgaggacgtacgctactgaGGGATTTATACGagctagatccagtcgagcgtgtccaagtatgcagtaatagctttggtcagcctgttggatcagaagttCGCCTTATAACAAGGTACTTGGGCATTCTAGCacggaatgcaaatatgttgccaattaactacgagtcatggcataaaatgcccgagagtaacaagaaccaagctTTCGATcacattaag gcgagatttgctctagaggtctctgatgcttatgtaaagaaggcattgggaaaaagatag